Proteins co-encoded in one Coriobacterium glomerans PW2 genomic window:
- a CDS encoding DUF1846 domain-containing protein — MRQGFDNERYIELQAERIRRRIKELGGKLYLEFGGKLFDDYHAARVLPGFEPDSKLRMLESMTDEVEILIAINANDIENGKVRSDLGITYDEDALRLMDAFRQRRFHVGGVVITRFANQPAAEAFRNRLIGLGVSVSLHYPIAGYPYDIDAIASDRGFGANDFIETTRPLVVVTAPGPGSGKMATCLSQLYHELRRNTRCGYAKFETFPVWNLPLTHPVNIAYEAATADLDDANIIDPFHLDAYGDTTVNYNRDVEIFPVLRALLARILGESPYRSPTDMGVNMVGFAIADDTEVRSAARMEIVRRYFRAAEAVKRTGLGADEISKLKMLMERAGVDVDLFGGRRAALERERETGAPAGAMVLPCGSVVTGKTSERLGAASSLLMNALKRVSGVDDDRNVIDDAAINPICELKVDHLASANHRLHSDETLIALSITSATSQEAARVIKGLELLRGCDAFFSVIISRTDEELYRRLGINVCCEPRYELHTLYHR; from the coding sequence ATGCGCCAGGGATTCGACAACGAGAGATATATCGAGCTGCAGGCCGAGAGGATTCGTCGGCGCATCAAGGAACTCGGCGGCAAGCTCTATCTTGAGTTCGGAGGCAAACTCTTCGACGACTATCATGCCGCGCGCGTGCTTCCCGGCTTCGAGCCCGATTCGAAGCTTCGAATGCTTGAGAGCATGACCGATGAGGTTGAGATCCTGATCGCGATCAATGCGAACGATATCGAGAACGGCAAAGTTCGAAGCGATCTCGGTATCACCTATGACGAGGACGCGCTGCGTCTCATGGACGCATTTCGCCAGCGCCGATTCCATGTCGGCGGTGTCGTGATCACGCGCTTCGCGAATCAGCCGGCCGCTGAGGCGTTCCGCAACAGGCTGATCGGCCTCGGGGTTTCAGTGAGCCTGCATTATCCGATCGCGGGGTATCCCTATGATATCGACGCGATCGCTTCGGATCGGGGATTCGGTGCAAACGATTTCATCGAGACCACACGGCCACTTGTCGTGGTCACCGCGCCGGGGCCCGGCTCGGGCAAGATGGCGACATGTTTGTCCCAGCTCTATCATGAGCTTCGACGCAACACGCGCTGCGGCTATGCGAAGTTCGAGACCTTTCCCGTCTGGAACCTGCCGCTCACTCACCCTGTTAACATCGCCTACGAGGCCGCGACCGCCGATCTGGATGACGCGAACATCATCGATCCTTTTCATCTGGACGCCTATGGCGACACAACGGTGAACTACAATCGCGATGTCGAGATCTTTCCGGTTCTGCGCGCTCTTCTGGCGCGCATTCTCGGAGAGAGCCCCTATCGATCCCCGACCGATATGGGCGTAAACATGGTCGGCTTCGCGATCGCAGATGACACGGAGGTGCGCTCAGCTGCGCGCATGGAGATCGTGAGACGCTATTTCCGTGCCGCTGAGGCCGTGAAGCGCACCGGTCTCGGTGCGGATGAGATAAGCAAACTCAAGATGCTCATGGAACGCGCCGGAGTGGACGTAGACCTGTTCGGAGGACGACGGGCAGCATTGGAGCGCGAACGCGAAACGGGGGCTCCGGCGGGTGCCATGGTGCTGCCCTGCGGCAGCGTCGTGACGGGGAAGACCTCCGAGCGCCTGGGTGCCGCGAGCTCTCTTCTCATGAACGCCCTGAAAAGGGTGAGCGGGGTGGACGACGACAGGAATGTGATCGATGACGCGGCGATCAATCCCATATGCGAGCTCAAGGTGGATCATCTTGCAAGCGCGAACCATCGCCTGCATTCGGATGAGACGCTCATAGCGCTGTCGATCACGTCGGCAACCAGTCAAGAGGCCGCTCGCGTCA